In the genome of Candidatus Neomarinimicrobiota bacterium, the window TCATTTCCATATTCCGTTTTTTGTCGAAGCTGCATTCTCCCATCATAATTCAATCTGATAGTATAACAAATGACCTACTGCACGCCCATGAGCTCTGTCACACATGATTTACGCAGGATCGCCCGATCCATGAAAGCTGCCCTGAATCCTGGACTCATCGTTAAGTCGCCTCCACAGATTTTATCAACATAATCTCAACCCAAAGCGCTCTTTTGGAATGTATTACTATGTAATTGTTTTTCTTCATCTTATCTATCATTCCCATATTCCGTTTTTTGTCAAAGCTGCATTCTCCCATAATAATTCAATATCATAGTATAAAAAATGACGCGTCGCACGCCTGTGAGCTGCGTCACATAAAGCTTTCACTGAAATCGTATGTGCGCCCGATCACATATTGAATACGGCGAAACTCAGAACCCGAAATAGGAGTCTGTTCGGCTCAGTCCGGCTGACCGGTAGAGAATTGCTATTCCCAACACCGTTTATTAAATTTCGAGATATTGTCGAGTCCACAATGGACTAAATTAGTTACCTGAAAACCGTTGCATTAACATTTATACTAATGGCAAAAAAGTATTTAGATCGCATGATTGAACTGCTGAGCCCGCTTATTACGGGAAAATTCAACCGAATCAGCTTCGAGTATAAACATTTTTTCAGCGGCGCTGCGCTCTTCGCGAACGGAAAAATATGCATGACCCTTACGCCTGTCGGGCTTGCGTTGAAGCTGCCCGAGCAGCTTAGAGAATCGTTGATAAAAGAAGAAGGTGCTAAAAAGCTCCGATACTTTCCCAAGGCGCCGATAAAAAAGGATTATGTAGTATTACCTAAAAATTTGATGAATGATCAATCGACTTTCAATAATATCATCGAGGTTTGTGTCAATTATGCGGCGAATAATTAAATGTTGAAACACAGACTTAAATCAGCGGGCGGATGGCACAGCATCTTCTATACCTTCTCAATGGCGAAAAAGGTGGGCGGAATCAGAAAGCTTTATAGGGCTTTGAGAAATCCGAACACCTGCAAAGCGTGCGCTCTCGGGATGGGTGGTCACTCAGGAGGGATGATAGATGAATCGGGACACTCCTTCCAGGTTTGCAAGAAATCTATGCAGGCGCAGGCGCAGGATATGCAGCCTGCGATTGATAAAGATTTCTTCAGCACAAATTCGCTGGACGATCTCGAAAAAATGAGCGGACACGAACTCGAATCGCTCGGGAGGCTTGCATACCCGCTATATCTGAGCGAAGGAAAGTCTCACTTTGAACCGTTTAGCTGGGAGGACGCCCTAAATATTCTGACAGATAAATGGCGCTCCTCCGACGTTAGCAGAAGCTTTTTTTATACGTCGGGCAGATCATCCATAGAAGCCGGATTTCTAATTCAACTTATCGCCCGGCAATGGGGTACG includes:
- a CDS encoding TfoX/Sxy family protein — its product is MIELLSPLITGKFNRISFEYKHFFSGAALFANGKICMTLTPVGLALKLPEQLRESLIKEEGAKKLRYFPKAPIKKDYVVLPKNLMNDQSTFNNIIEVCVNYAANN